The Lytechinus pictus isolate F3 Inbred chromosome 14, Lp3.0, whole genome shotgun sequence genomic sequence acataatcaatgtggatttggcgctttagaaatactctattattattatttaaaaccaTCGTTTGAATCCATGGTTTCCTGAATaaatccacgctattttatttatgagtcCACTGTTCGAAGAGTGGACTcgttaattcaaaacagtgggcTCATCAATATAGCGTATTTAACCAGGGCAACAGGCGttaatttggcgcactgtgacaaaagcgcgcatcaacATTGGATTTAAGAAATCTGGATAAATCATGGGTTCACTCGACGGTTTAAAAATCCCTTTGTGAATACGTGTCattagctttgatcggtcttgAGTCGGTTTCGTTTGTATGGTTGAAATATTAAGTTGTTCGTAAGATACCCAAATCATACTTTCAGTCACTTTCATCCCATcatcaaaaaattaaaattcgaTCTGTTTTTAAACTATTGCTAACACGCATCTTAAAACAAAGTTTTCAAATTTGCTTTGAAGAAAGTTCACATCAGTTataatggaggaaataaaactCTTATTTGCTGATTTAACTCGGAAGGATGTCCCCAGCATCTGTCGTGCGTATAACACACAGGAAATCCACACATTACACTACTTTTATCATGATTGTCACTATCTTAAATTTTTTGCTCATGACCCAGGACGGATCCAAAATTTTGCAAGGGGTTAGATTTTTGTGCAAGAAATCTGACACGCCAGTGTAATAGGCTTTGCACTCACGATTGAATTGCATTTATGTCAcgaaatatttgacaagcctCTTTCCTAAAAAAAAAGGCTAATCTTGCGTTACCTGACAATTTGTACTACAATATCTTATGACCCTCAAGGGGGAGATGTGACCCTTCCCCTTTTAAAGGAATGCTTCGGGCTAgatatttatattaaaataaatgtactaaaattcaaaaagtaaaatgctggagatttaatcaaaatcggataaaaaataacgaagatattgaatttaaaatatttgcattattccggtaaacAGTTATTGGCATGtcttaatgaatatttattagataggctgatgatgtcatatccccacttgttctttttgttttattatgtaaaataagGTTTATTCCAAAATTTTCTACCGataactaaaacaattggattgacaactgattaagagcattatttatttcttgctgcaacttcCCATCATTTACAcgtttatgaaaaaatgaaaaatttatgatttcatgtaataaaaaaaaataaagtgggGGAAGTGACATCTTTATCCCAccatataaatattcataaagacatgcctagaactctttcaccggaataatgcaaatctttaaaattcaattacttcgttatttgttttccgattttgatgaaattttcagcattttgttttttgaattttactcttctcatttcaatttaaacattttttagcccggagcatccctttgaTAGAGCCGACACTGTTATAGAACCTAACTAAAATTAAAGGTTGAGAAATAACTTTCATAAAGGAGGGTGTTGTTTCGCTGTTTCATTCATAATATATGGCATATTTACCTTTAATCTTGCATTTTGGAATTGGATGTGACCAAAAACCATCATGAAGacattccatcattgacgtacCAACAAGGTCATAACCACCCTTGCATGTGAATGTAGCGTATGTGATTGGACAACCACCAACCATCACATGACCGTGTGAGGGCGCCACGGGCGTTTCGCATTGAAGTTctattataaaaagaaatagcGTACAGTAACATTTGAAGGTATGTAAGAGCAAACGATAACTCGTCGTATGTGGATCACACTTATTTCAAGTTGAACAACTTTTGTATGGTTTTTCCAGAATACCtgttgtctattttatttttatttctttttcttttcatctctTGTCTAATGTATATAAAGCAATAAGGAAACAAAACAACTTCGGTCGTTATCGAATTTCAACTATTTACAGATAccttcacacctgcactgacctaaaaaaaaaaaatacaacgtCGCATGAATACAACAATTCAAACGCACCTATAGGTATACATGAAGCGAGAGGCTGTAACCAAGTGCCGTCCGATGCACATGTTGTATTGGTAGGCCCTCTTCGGTTATAGCAACTGTCACAGCTAAACGTAGCCAGAGATCCTGGCGAAGATGAAGTGGTGACCACACGTCCGTTTGCCAATAACAGTGACGGACAGGTTACTTTAATATGAACAAACAATACAAtacagaatatttgtaaaacatttaaattttgCCCATTACAGCAAACAGCTATTTTCCTTTCCTATTCGTTTACATCTACGGTACAATGGAAAGGGGATGGGGGGAAGTGCTATCGTCAACAACcaaaacatgttatttttttctaaatccaGTGGGATCTAGAGATTAACTCCCTTATGATTTACTTGTTTTTGATGTCTGGTTCCTATTTTTACTACTAAATTTACTACATTGTCGCTTCAAGCAGCTCCGAAACcttcaaaatcaaattacaaAGGCCTTCCCAAAACCCTAAACCTTCAAACCATACCATCACTCTAACAGCCTCGAAAAACACATCCTGGCGGAAGCCTTCGGGGAAAACGACTGGACGGTACAAGGTACTCTTGATAAATTAATAAGACATCTATGTATCAAACCTATAAACATTACTGTATTAAAAATCTAAAGTGATATCGTtgatgttatatatttttcttcagtTATGAAGCAATATAAATGAATTTTCTACTGCTTTGTTCCCTTTGTATTAAAAACACATGATTTTTGGACGAACTTGGCCTTTTAAATACTGCTGGTTATTCAAAAGATTCGtatttaatgataatgattttattaTGAGTTTATGAGTAAAAATACGTACGAGGTAATAGATCAGAGCTCGTCGATTTGAACTGACTGATTGTATTCAATGTCTGTGATGCAAAACCCTCACTTCCGCTAACTGCAAAATCAAAGGCACACAATTGGTCATCGCCACACACGTGAGTGACTCGATCATCCATTGAGAAGGTTGGTTTTTCAAAAGAAGGGGTGTAGTTATAGTTTGTGTATAATGAATGGTTGTATCCTGTTCTGTAGAAGAATAGAGATTCATTCCTCTTGACACGCCCTGTTAGATACCACAAGATATAAAGAGATCAAAGTTAATATAACACTATGAGTTTAATATTATAAATGATTGAAATTGTTTAAGTATTCAATCATGTAACGTTGTCAAGCTTTCCAAAATCAATAATGAAGATACGCAATTAAACACATTGAACAGGCTTACATGCTCATCAGAATCATTATGGATGTGAATACgtacacagatttccaaactcgTAAAATATTGTCTCCATGGATGAGGTCACCGGTATTACGACGTCATCGGGTCTCTGGAGATCATCACTTTGGTCATCATTCCAAGTACCCAGCATGCCTTGTGTGTGGAATTTAAACTGGTGTGTAACGGTGACGAAGAGGGCAAGAGCGTCATTGCGTGCGGTAAGCTTGACAGCGATACCATTATCGAAGGAGATCGATATCCCATCTACTGCCAAATTTTCTTCTGCTCTCACAGTCACCcctatttcattgaaaaaaatatttgttttatcgaCACATAATGTAATGTTACGTTCATTagttttatattgtttattaaAAGACGTCGCGTCAGTGTACCAGTAGTAGGAACACTGTGTATTCGTGAATGGCTATATACTGTAGTTTTAAACATGCAACGTGGCAGCAATGTAACAGCCGGCTCTTGATATCAAATCTCGGCTTTAAGAGAAAATGCAAAAGGATATACAGAGCGCATACAGTACAAAGCTTAGAGTGTCCtcttcccggggggggggggggcacttccattgacgagtggataccatgcgcgaccatggggtctcgaaaagcaccctaaacacgtattttccatattctgaaaatgcaccccttaactaGCATGACTAGTATTggtgtgtgaaaccctacccttaacaagtattggagaaaaaaaacaatactctaggcaagtattccctgaattgaccccctaaacaagtacaacgatattGTTATGGTTGTGTGCActgtcgtcggttttacctgaTTGGATTTAGTACAGCCCCTGCACCTCTCACATCTCGCGCAAAATCATACTCTagacacgtagtgttgactcttggggcaaaaagtacatcctttataaaacatttagtCTTAATTCTTTAcgccctcgcaaatttgaccctaaacacgtagctatcctagcgaaaatagatacccttttaaaattattttagtgttttttacacccttactacgttacatacgtaacgtgccctatcttgaaaatacatcctttttacgtgttttttggtcccgcatggtatccactcgctaatgtaagtgccccccccccccccggggcccTCTTTCATCTCTGGTACATCATAGAagatttctcattcacgcatgagtgattaaaaaagaatgaagaaaggataccaaaaagtaaCTTGGCGGGAAGTATCtgggtttaaaaaaagaaatcacattTATACAGTAAGTGTTCAATACctactctttaatttgatacctctaTCACATAAAATGGTCAGGAAATAACATAgttctgtttatttgaaataaggcttgaatcccggcttgaatttcaataatttcataaaatgaagaactTTTCCAGGCTAGCTGTCAGACTGACTCGACACTACGTTTTGTTGACAATCGgccatgcataaagtcttttgtgaTAGCTCCGGTGGGAAAGtggtgaaaacacgtttgtttaatgaaattatggcaATACAAACATTTTTTGCATAACATATCGAGCATGTGATCTTAAACACATATGAGTAAtgtcgaaaatttgtttacaaaaaaagaatatataagcATTGTTTCGAAGGAACAGAAGTTTGTTATTTATTGatcattttctgtgattgaggCATCAAAATAACGAGCAGATATTGAACGTTTTTagcatgtggttttctttttgaatttcagataccccccgccaaatgactttttggtgtcctttcttgaaattgttttactcactcatgcgtaaAGGGTAAATATTCTTTGTTGAAAGAATAGAGTCAAAGCTGtgcaatgataggtcatttgtatacggtaattttgattaatttatgataaatcatcgttaaatctcggttttgttttgtttttgtgggacacactgtatagtGATACCTTTTTCGAAATATTTTCGATGGAAAATAGAAACATGATCGAAATGGAAATGCTTGCGTTACTTGATGAACTTTCGACGACTACCCCCTTTTAGCTAACAGAGGATTTCGGTCTCTcaggtagaagaagaagaaaaagaagaagaaggaggaagggGAATAGGAAATggagaatgagaagaagaagaaggagaagaagaagaagaagaagaagaagtagaagaagaaggaggaggagaagaagaataacaGCAAGAAAAATACGAATatggagaagaagaataatttaagaaggagaagaggaagaagacgaTTGAAAAGAAGGAGGAGATGGAAtgagaagaagtagaagtagaaggatgaggaggaggaaaagaaaaaggacgACTGCCAGAGTACTGCTACTGTACTATGGCTAGTGACATTTACATTTGGGCGATCTTTAATTTTACGTATTATCACCATACGCATTTAAAAACCAtgtcagaaaataatatttttgtttttaaacatgcaTAAATGTCAAAAATCACTTAGCAAAGCAATATTTGTAATTTCAAGGACGTGAAACTAAATACCGCTTAGTTCCCAGTAAAGTGTGTACGCAGTAAAATCTTCTTTTATCTATTCAAGGAAGTTTCACTGACCCTTCAGGTGTTATTATTTTAACTTCTCTTACCTCGAAGATACCAAGTACTCCTCAACGTAAAATCCGCTTCCTCGAAGCATTGCCTTCCTTCCCTTCGGAAAAACACGCTCATTCCAAATGTCCCATTGGCCTCTACATGTATGACGTCACTTCCATTAGACTTTGTAGCAACTGCCGTGAATATTGTAGCATTCGGTGCTTCTGGAAGTTAACgggcaataaaacaaaaatcacgtAGAAATCAGCATGAATCATACGATGtatagtgaagaaaaaaaaattattcagcaTGAATCATACCATGTAGAGTGAAAGGTTTAGCAATGCTCTGGTATATTCTATTTCGTCTACATTGCCATAATGTAAAACTAACGAGAATAAAATTAAATTGCTTTCTCGTCCAGAAATACAGTAGTTGAATTGGGCTTCAATATTTTGCCATTTGATTCAAATTCTAGTTTGAGAATATAATGACAAAGTTGAGTCACATATGATTTACCTAGTTCTTTAAGTTTACGTTTTATATGAATCGCTTcattttgttatatatcaaaCGTTTTCATATGTTCAGTGttaaatattatgattataattcatACATCTAAGCCACATCATTATCCATTTTTCATGTTGTTACATACTTTACTGCGTACACGGTGTGTGTGAGGTTAGGGCTGTGTTTTGTTTGGTctgattatattttatataccgtATAAATATCACAACAAAACACATTGCACGAGATATAAGattagatataaatataattatgaagagCTTGATTCCAAGAGGAGCTAAATCCACCTTTTACCAAAATTGATTcttaaatacaaatatatgtatGTTAGACGTGGTAATCAAATGCAACATATcgtatttaatttttttgaaaggTTGGTAAaaatttattgcaaatttgagttttgtttcaaaaggagctaaatccaaaacAGTTTTGTTCCAAAAAGAGCTAAATGCACTATACGGttatctaacccccccccctattttacATAAAGTTATGCATTCAAATGTTTAGGTATTATTGCGGATACAAATTTACACCATTAGAGCAAATTTCGCCGACAATAGCAGAATTTTACAATTTGTATGAATATATTTGGATTTAGCTAATTTTGGAAGTAGATATCGAAAAATCGCCGTCCTtggaaaagatgacaaaataaaaatgtttggtaattttcaatggataaacatcagaaaagatgtaaaatgtatttttctagtcatatttatgtgttttttgttcaatttccaATAACAAAGTTttaaattggcaaaaaattacattttactaagattttgttccaaaattagctaaatccatgaaaaataaaatttccaatattcttaaaaattgataatgaatgcaaaacttttgaaatcatgatttaatcAATCTAACACGATAGTACTTTTATATCTATCAAATAAAACAGCAGTGGTTAAGGGAAAGTGGTGAATGAAAAACagttgatttacaaaaaaaaacaaagaaagaagatttagctccttttgaaACAAAACTTTTCATATGTAAACACTTAAAAAGATACGGACGGATCACTCTATTCAGAGCTATTGATATAATTAATGGCTCTGTTCTTTCTAGAGGTCCAGTCAAAGTAACATGAGAGATGATATGACATATGCTTAATGATACATCGATGATAGCAAGTATCTGAATAATTATGACTTAGAAACAAGACAGATACTACACAAAATCGGGTGGTAaataatagtattattattacgCAATAAGAAAATACACAATAACGGTCCTGAATCTTCCTTATTATAAAAGATATGTGTCGTGTACATTATTACGAGTATcttgaaaattattaaatttttgaaacaatagTGTGTCTATTGGTAAAGGGGATCATTATTCttcaaataatttataaaatgatatcaagaaattataAATGTATCTTTTCTTAATATTTTGGGTGTTAAATAATATTTCTCTATCAAAACAATTAAGTTTCGTGCCGATTTATACTTATTGAATTTAAATAGTACGTTACAAACCTCTCATTGGCAAACTCCTCGCTTGTAGTATGAACTCGTTTTCATCCAGGTTGGCCAGTGTGAACTCGCCATACCCGTTGAACGTGTAATTCAGACCATCGAATGTAATAAAGTGGGGATCTCCAAAAGCAGAAGCTATATTTGATGATACAAATACACGTTACTCTATTGAAAGCGTGGTCATATTCATTgtgaattgaaaacaaatgaGCGAAGGATCAAGGTTTTGTCACTAACATCAGCAACATCAACAAAAATTGGTGTGTAATTTGGTAAATACGGGCCACTTTTTACATGTTGTAATGTAAAATCAGgtccaaaaaataaaatgatccaCCGCCTTTAATACATCGAGAAAATGCCTGTTAATGTAATATGATTgggaaaaaatgatatatagcaATGAATAGTAGAATGTGATTAAATGGTGAAAAAgactcacaaaaaaaaaaactaggcAGCATTTATGTGTTCTCTCGCTTACAAAGAGCAAACtattaagaaaatatattacaTTTGAATCTTAAATGATTTAAAGTTGCGTATAATGTAATTTATACCTGGTTTTGGTGGTTGATAGTTGTAACAATTATTGGGTGGTCTCACTCTGCGGTAAAGCTCACAAAAACGTTGTTCATCTCTTCCTTCGGCAACACAGCATTGCAAGTATGGAACCGTGTCAGATAGATAGTGAGACAGAATTGGCACAGGGCCGAGTCCGGAAATCGGATTGGGCGAGGTGACACGTTGATGTTGACGCTGTGAAAAGCCTGCACCATTCCCATCAAATTCAATCAGATGGCCGTCATTGTCGTAGCAGCATTCCTGACCCGCACCAGAAACACTATTGATCAAAAAGtacattatttgattatttgtaAGTAATATAATTGGTAAAAGCGCGTCATATAACTTTCGTCACTCATTTAAAGTCCGCATCGAAAAAGCGCATTACATGGTCAGTAGACCAGGGACCTATTTCATAAAGGTACGGCGTCAGCGTCAAGTCCCAAAACAGCGTCAAATTTTCACTTGAAGCGTCAAAGTTAATATTTGACGCTGCAGCGCATTTAATAAAAGTTGACGTTTACTGGAGCGTCATATAGGgttaaatatttgacgctggTCATGGGGGAGCGTCAAGTTGACACTGTAAAGGGTTTTTCATTGTTAAGAAAGGCGTACGTTGTGCTCAGGCATGCTCAAAGGGCTCTTACAAGAGAACAGATATTTAGAGCAATGTCTgtgataataatgctaataaagaatatattaaggtaatgctttctagtagaaatgcggttttttttttgtcctacctaccaaaaataaaatgttaaaaaattccTCCGAAACAGCGAATTGTTCAGTTTATCCCAGGGCAGgccaaggaagaaaaaaaaagggaggttatagacagacttaaaaaaaaagacaaatggagaggattttttttcttgcttcaGGGTcatttttaacagcactgcaccaGCAGTGGCCTGCGCCTGCcttgttgttgatacaaccttccattaccgacacaaatagtcaagtgtgggactgggatcAAAATTGTACagtagaaaatttgttgaaggtgaaatttcgaccggcaatgatacattttcacttttttgcaaaaaaaaaattccctggCATAGGGCTAAAATACATCAATTCTCTGAAAACATACACAATGGAGAAAGAATgctataaaaaaatcaacattttcttcttACTCTCTTCCAGAATTGCAAGCCATCACTCTGCTTCAATGGCTAGTCTTAcgctgcagaccctgtttgcagctgctaaataataatttcgccccccccccaaaaaaaaaaataaataaaaataaaaaacttgtattctctttcaattttttttcttcttgttttgcTTCTCaacggtgtgtgtgtgtggggggggggggggggggggggcacgggccggctgtgccccccccccggatccgccagtgctttcTACCTTAAACTTGTGActtgaattaaaaacaaaaaactggagagaaaggggatttccccctaatcagcctcgtacatgactattcaaataattcGCTGGAAAGTCAAGCTGACTTTCATGCGAAtgtgcttttatgaaatgcaaagttgctAGCATAGGAAGTAAAAGCTGCTATTCTAccagagttgctatcatagcaacttgctatgatagcaactctttatgaaatgggccccagaacGGATCAAACAACTCAAGTCTCGTCTTCAAAAACAAATCTCTGGAATAATAAATATTCTTTTACCGACACGTGGCTACACTTTGTTCTCTCTagccaacaacaacaaaaaaattttAAGTGAAAATTAATTCAAAGTAACACTCTTTACAGTCTTAACATTATATCGTCCAATAACCTatcttctgatttttttcttaacattatttcaattcatatttGATTATTATATATGAATTCATATACACACCTTgcagaagataaaataaaaacattgtgCAGTTTGAAAGCCGTTGACATCTCTATGATTTACACATCATACTCTGATGCACACAGCAAGCCCTGCTTTTTAGTGTATCCCTCCGTTTCCACGACTTTTATTTTAtctaaattatttataaaaatagcCTTGCAGAAGGATGTTTTAGTGATCGAGATTGTTCTACATTTTGTTTTACCCTCATTGTATATCTCATAATtgtatgattttcattattgtttataGCTTACCGAAAACATTTATCGATTTCCTTTATGATGATATCACTTACATAGTGCATTCCCTAtagttattatttcatatttgtttaatatggagtcgaaaataaataaaggaaacCTGAACATGCTTCTGCATTCATGGCAAGACTTAGCAATTTCATTAAATCAGGGAC encodes the following:
- the LOC129276100 gene encoding sushi domain-containing protein 2-like, giving the protein MLGGTRVLISGKCFKQSTRDIECAFGIYRVKGYLTMTNSVTCVTPAMFVSGVIDVRLSLDGGSIFSYVGTVVVGDEISPVTFTTDPDGNLTITWNPSELPDVDEVDVVVYEFSSDANFISWEAINTTTRIFSNEPGRLGITIHAYPQRDVGEMSPKIGALGILARDERNSSIERRGIWSAIQPLNWLYPVNMTSWCQSWITRELTELNEWLPQRPACPCTERQARRDIGSFTVFLDCRHREAEENCLSGRTDAMLCVNTIVPSVSGAGQECCYDNDGHLIEFDGNGAGFSQRQHQRVTSPNPISGLGPVPILSHYLSDTVPYLQCCVAEGRDEQRFCELYRRVRPPNNCYNYQPPKPASAFGDPHFITFDGLNYTFNGYGEFTLANLDENEFILQARSLPMREAPNATIFTAVATKSNGSDVIHVEANGTFGMSVFFRREGRQCFEEADFTLRSTWYLRGVTVRAEENLAVDGISISFDNGIAVKLTARNDALALFVTVTHQFKFHTQGMLGTWNDDQSDDLQRPDDVVIPVTSSMETIFYEFGNLWRVKRNESLFFYRTGYNHSLYTNYNYTPSFEKPTFSMDDRVTHVCGDDQLCAFDFAVSGSEGFASQTLNTISQFKSTSSDLLPLTCPSLLLANGRVVTTSSSPGSLATFSCDSCYNRRGPTNTTCASDGTWLQPLASCIPIELQCETPVAPSHGHVMVGGCPITYATFTCKGGYDLVGTSMMECLHDGFWSHPIPKCKIKGINMETMKLNSIHAAAIGGGAAAFVLILCLIIACLVTKQRDKRRKQALKKRLSNRWSTTRNPLYDPNASNS